A window of Ipomoea triloba cultivar NCNSP0323 chromosome 2, ASM357664v1 contains these coding sequences:
- the LOC116011368 gene encoding 60S ribosomal protein L18a-like protein — protein MSEESKQSHHHHHKAEDAEAPPPPQYGTFQGVANYPPQPVVGFPQPTAPPGATGAPPEYYSHGYQAVPGYAVVEGTPITPVRQRRLPCCGCGIGWFLFIIGFFIAAIPWYIAAFIMLCARVDPREKPGYIACTIAAVLATIALIFGLTAD, from the exons ATGAGTGAAGAAAGCAAGCAAAgtcaccaccaccatcacaaGGCGGAAGACGCGGAAGCGCCGCCGCCTCCTCAATATGGGACTTTCCAAGGGGTTGCGAACTACCCTCCGCAACCGGTAGTTGGTTTTCCTCAACCGACTGCGCCTCCTGGGGCCACCGGAGCTCCACCTGAGTACTACTCTCACGGCTATCAGGCCGTTCCAG GCTATGCGGTTGTGGAGGGAACACCAATTACACCAGTGAGACAGCGCCGCCTCCCTTGCTGTGGTTGTGGCATTGGTTGGTTCTT GTTCATTATTGGTTTCTTCATTGCTGCTATACCATGGTATATTGCCGCATTCATTATGCTTTGTGCCAGAGTGGATCCTCGTGAGAAACCAGGGTACATCGCATGCACCATTGCA GCTGTTCTTGCTACAATTGCACTCATTTTTGGTCTAACTGCTGATTGA